A stretch of Henckelia pumila isolate YLH828 chromosome 4, ASM3356847v2, whole genome shotgun sequence DNA encodes these proteins:
- the LOC140867016 gene encoding uncharacterized protein, translated as MGDGTICQLERNSGMWGQVVEEIVRIEKRVFPKHESLAKSFEQELTKNNCGLLYSEIGGDVAGYVMYSCPSSLCASISKLAVKEKYRKQGHGEALLKAAIDKCRTRNVHRISLHVDPSRIPAVSLYKKFGFLVDTLVHGYYSSHRDAYRMYLDFDAD; from the exons ATGGGGGATGGGACAATCTGTCAACTAGAGAGGAACTCCGGCATGTGGGGCCAAGTGGTTGAAGAAATAGTGAGAATAGAGAAAAGGGTGTTCCCAAAACACGAATCCCTCGCCAAATCATTCGAGCAGGAGCTCACAAAGAACAACTGTGGCCTGCTTTACTCGGAAATTGGAGGTGACGTTGCTGGATACGTCATGTATTCTTGCCCCTCCTCTCTCTGTGCTTCCATCTCCAAGCTCGCAG TGAAAGAGAAGTACAGGAAGCAAGGTCATGGGGAAGCATTGCTCAAAGCTGCAATAGACAAATGCAGAACAAGAAACGTCCACCGTATATCGCTTCACGTAGATCCCTCAAGAATCCCGGCTGTAAGTCTGTACAAGAAATTCGGATTTCTCGTGGATACTCTCGTACACGGTTACTATTCTTCCCACAGAGATGCCTATAGAATGTACTTGGATTTCGATGCAGATTAG